One part of the Ornithodoros turicata isolate Travis chromosome 2, ASM3712646v1, whole genome shotgun sequence genome encodes these proteins:
- the LOC135386044 gene encoding cytochrome P450 3A2-like: MGFLGFLALPDWVILAVTAVVLLYMYITRRRNYWKNQNITYEPVSLLQSFKTLFEPYHIFDVRMYKKHGKMFGIFEGMKPMLILSDPELLKQVLVKDFAELPERRRSLFMDPLLDNMMSVAPPKCWKKVRQASSPAFSTGRLSKMIHLVEDCARVTAGHLRKVAKERKDIDAKKFFSNYALDIIARCAFGTHLDSYDDETSEFVQKADKAFSGSVSFRLILFVLCPGIFKLLGIKPANTDLFYFFKDLSLRIAKQRQDTNTRHEDFLQLMIDAQQDAVLEPSESTEDPENTLFDLKDDKKPQRISERLTEDEALSQCVMFFFAGLGTTSSTLAFASYMLALNPACQTRLREEIDACFQKHGDRPPWEAVSKLAYLDGVICETLRMFPIASRLERTATEDYTLADTGITLPKDCIVAIPVHAMHHDPEYFPDPEQFDPERFITERASCIRPYTYLPFGAGPRNCIGMRFALQSLKLCLLYAVRNAEFVPTANTKIPLEYRSGYPALMVKDITVGVRQRS, from the exons GTACATCACAAGACGCAGGAACTACTGGAAAAATCAAAATATTACATACGAGCCTGTTTCATTGCTCCAGTCATTCAAGACGTTATTCGAG CCGTATCACATTTTCGACGTCCGAATGTACAAGAAGCATGGAAAAATGTTCGG AATATTTGAGGGGATGAAACCGATGTTGATACTTTCCGACCCTGAGCTCCTGAAGCAGGTTCTGGTGAAAGACTTTGCTGAATTGCCCGAAAGAAGG CGCTCATTGTTTATGGATCCTCTCTTGGACAACATGATGAGTGTTGCTCCCCCAAAGTGTTGGAAGAAAGTTCGTCAAGCATCGAGTCCTGCATTCTCAACGGGAAGGCTGAGCAAG ATGATCCATCTCGTTGAGGATTGTGCACGAGTCACTGCTGGTCATTTGCGCAAGGTAgctaaagaaagaaaagatatCGACGCGAAGAA ATTCTTCAGCAACTATGCTCTGGATATCATTGCACGATGCGCTTTTGGGACGCACCTTGACTCCTACGATGATGAGACCAGTGAGTTCGTTCAGAAAGCAGACAAGGCATTCTCCGGATCTGTTAGCTTTCGTTTGATTCTGTTCG TCCTATGTCCTGGAATCTTCAAGTTATTGGGGATCAAGCCAGCGAACACGGACTTGTTCTACTTTTTCAAAGACCTTTCTTTGCGCATTGCCAAACAAAGGCAGGATACGAACACG CGCCACGAAGATTTTCTACAGCTTATGATTGATGCTCAACAAGATGCTGTTTTGGAACCTTCAGAAAGCACAGAGGACCCTGAGAACACGTTGTTTGACCTTAAAGACGACAAAAAGCCCCAGAGAATATCTGAAA GGCTGACTGAAGACGAAGCCCTGTCACAATGTGTAATGTTTTTCTTCGCTGGTCTGGGAACTACGTCATCGACATTGGCTTTTGCATCATACATGCTGGCACTGAATCCTGCTTGCCAGACACGTCTCAGGGAAGAAATTGATGCATGCTTTCAAAAACAT GGTGATCGTCCACCGTGGGAGGCCGTCTCGAAGCTAGCGTACTTGGATGGGGTAATATGTGAAACATTGCGAATGTTTCCAATAGCTTCCAG GTTGGAAAGGACCGCTACCGAAGATTACACGCTTGCGGACACTGGCATTACTCTGCCCAAAGACTGCATAGTGGCCATTCCAGTGCATGCGATGCACCATGATCCAGAATATTTTCCTGACCCGGAGCAATTCGATCCAGAAAG GTTCATCACTGAAAGGGCTTCGTGTATACGACCCTACACGTACTTGCCATTCGGAGCTGGACCAAGGAACTGCATAGGAATGAGATTTGCGCTTCAGTCGCTAAAGCTGTGTCTTCTGTATGCTGTTCGAAACGCGGAGTTCGTGCCGACTGCCAACACAAAG ATTCCACTTGAGTATCGCAGTGGATACCCAGCCCTGATGGTGAAGGACATCACCGTTGGAGTTCGCCAAAGGTCATAA